From the Perca flavescens isolate YP-PL-M2 chromosome 21, PFLA_1.0, whole genome shotgun sequence genome, one window contains:
- the cpn1 gene encoding carboxypeptidase N catalytic chain has translation MQQGWTLPWVAALLLGLMGLLVCGSDFQHHRYEDMVRALFAVQSECPYITRIYSIGRSVEGRHLYVLELSDNPGIHEALEPEFKYVGNMHGNEVLGRELLIKFSQFLCEEYRAGNQRIMRLIHDTRIHILPSMNPDGYEVAARQGPEFNGYLVGRGNARDFDLNRNFPDLNALMYYYEKTNGRNHHLPLPDNWEQQVEPETLAVIKWMQNYNFVLSANLHGGAVVANYPFDKSRDPRIRGRTTYAATPDDKIFRKLARTYSYAHSWMHKGWNCGDFFDEGITNGASWYSLSKGMQDFNYLYTNCFEITLELSCDKFPPASALPREWLGNREALVSYLEQVHHGIKGMVYDENNNPVGNAEVAVAGIYHDVTSGVDGDYFRLLLPGTYTVTVSAPGYAPSTSTVTVGPAEAIQLHFYLKPAPKQNLKVKPHNGKKNLSSPKTPLKPGPR, from the exons ATGCAGCAGGGGTGGACGCTTCCCTGGGTCGCTGCTCTCCTGCTGGGGCTGATGGGACTCCTGGTGTGCGGATCAGACTTCCAGCATCACCGCTATGAGGACATGGTGCGAGCCCTGTTTGCAGTGCAGAGCGAATGCCCTTACATCACTCGCATTTACAGCATTGGGCGCAGCGTAGAGGGGCGCCACCTCTATGTGCTGGAGCTAAGTGATAACCCAGGCATCCATGAAGCAT TGGAGCCGGAGTTCAAGTACGTGGGCAACATGCATGGCAACGAAGTGCTCGGCCGTGAACTGCTCATTAAGTTCTCCCAGTTTCTGTGCGAGGAGTATCGGGCCGGAAACCAGCGGATCATGAGGCTGATCCATGACACGCGCATCCACATCCTGCCCTCCATGAACCCCGATGGCTACGAGGTGGCAGCCAGACAG GGTCCAGAGTTCAACGGCTACCTGGTGGGTCGAGGGAATGCTAGAGATTTTGATCTGAACCGGAACTTTCCAGACCTGAACGCGCTCATGTACTACTACGAGAAGACCAACGGTCGAAACCACCACCTGCCCCTGCCGGACAACTGGGAGCAACAG GTTGAACCAGAGACTTTGGCGGTCATAAAATGGATGCAAAACTACAATTTTGTCCTGTCTGCCAACCTCCATGGAGGAGCCGTGGTAGCCAATTACCCCTTCGACAAGTCGAGAGACCCTCGCATTCGAGGGAGGACCACGTACGCGGCCACTCCAGATGACAAAATCTTCAGAAAG TTGGCGAGGACCTATTCATACGCTCACAGCTGGATGCACAAGGGTTGGAACTGTGGGGACTTCTTCGATGAGGGAATCACCAATGGGGCCAGTTGGTACTCTCTGTCTAAAG gcATGCAGGACTTCAACTACCTGTACACCAACTGTTTTGAGATCACCCTGGAGCTGAGCTGTGATAAGTTTCCTCCAGCATCAGCACTTCCCAGAGAATGGCTGGGCAACCGAGAAGCACTGGTTTCATACCTTGAACAG GTGCATCATGGAATAAAAGGCATGGTGTATGATGAAAACAACAACCCTGTTGGCAACGCTGAGGTTGCAGTGGCTGGCATCTACCACGATGTGACCAGTG GAGTGGATGGCGACTATTTCCGACTTCTGTTACCAGGCACCTACACTGTGACAGTATCGGCCCCAGGTTACGCCCCTTCCACCAGCACTGTCACAGTGGGACCAGCGGAGGCCATACAG CTTCATTTTTACTTGAAACCGGCACCAAAACAAAACCTGAAAGTGAAGCCCCATAACGGCAAGAAGAACCTCTCATCTCCCAAAACCCCCTTAAAACCCGGCCCTAGATGA